In Caldilineales bacterium, the following proteins share a genomic window:
- a CDS encoding putative addiction module antidote protein, which yields MTQFAPFDAADYLDDEETMFEYLTAALQDPNPDVFLAAVRDVARARGMAQLARDAGLGRESLYKALAPGAKPRYDTVLKLLHALGVELSASPVRA from the coding sequence ATGACACAATTCGCCCCTTTCGATGCCGCTGACTATCTCGACGACGAAGAGACCATGTTCGAGTATTTGACAGCCGCCCTGCAGGATCCTAACCCCGATGTGTTTTTGGCTGCAGTGCGTGACGTGGCACGAGCGCGTGGCATGGCGCAACTGGCCAGAGATGCGGGACTTGGGCGAGAGAGCCTTTATAAGGCGCTCGCGCCTGGCGCCAAACCGCGCTACGATACAGTGCTCAAATTGCTTCATGCGCTGGGAGTCGAGCTGTCAGCTTCACCGGTGCGTGCATGA
- a CDS encoding type II toxin-antitoxin system RelE/ParE family toxin, which translates to MNTFLRSEGFDAWLAALKDKIGRARILHRIRSAEHGNFGDCEPVGEGVSEMRIHTGPGYRVYFTRRGAVIYLLLVGGNKSSQQRDIRRAITMARELKQE; encoded by the coding sequence ATGAACACGTTTCTGCGCTCGGAGGGATTCGATGCTTGGCTCGCCGCCCTGAAGGATAAAATCGGCCGGGCGAGAATCCTGCACCGTATCCGGTCCGCAGAGCATGGCAATTTCGGTGACTGTGAGCCGGTTGGCGAAGGAGTCTCGGAAATGCGCATCCACACCGGCCCTGGCTACCGAGTCTACTTCACTCGACGAGGAGCGGTAATCTATCTGCTGCTTGTAGGCGGCAACAAGTCCTCACAGCAACGAGACATCAGACGCGCCATAACGATGGCACGAGAGTTGAAGCAGGAGTAG
- a CDS encoding ParA family protein produces the protein MRKIAIALTKGGVGKTTTAVNLAAGLAQAGQRVLLVDVDTQDQAAASLGVKPEAGLAELAGGEIAPDQAVHEARPGLWVLCGGRSLAGLKRIITRQEYGGEQTLAEVMAPFEGRYDFVLLDTAPGWDVLTVNVLFYAGEVLTPVSLEVMTLQGLLEFTKSMAAIRRYHAALALRYVLPTFFDRRVKKSDEIMAQLQAHFGAAVCEPVRYNVRLSEAPGYGQSIFEYAPRSPGAEDYHKLTQRILQDGRA, from the coding sequence ATGCGCAAGATAGCTATCGCTCTCACCAAAGGCGGCGTCGGCAAGACCACGACGGCGGTCAACCTGGCCGCCGGGCTGGCGCAGGCCGGGCAGCGCGTGCTGCTGGTCGATGTCGATACGCAGGACCAGGCGGCGGCTTCGTTGGGGGTCAAACCGGAGGCCGGGCTAGCCGAGTTGGCCGGTGGTGAGATCGCCCCGGATCAGGCTGTGCACGAAGCGCGGCCGGGGCTATGGGTGCTGTGCGGCGGCCGCTCGTTGGCCGGGCTGAAGCGGATCATCACCCGCCAGGAATACGGCGGCGAACAGACGCTGGCCGAGGTCATGGCCCCGTTCGAGGGGCGCTACGACTTCGTCCTGCTGGATACGGCCCCCGGCTGGGATGTGCTGACGGTGAACGTGCTGTTCTATGCCGGCGAGGTGCTGACCCCGGTCTCGCTGGAAGTGATGACGCTGCAAGGTCTGTTGGAATTCACGAAAAGCATGGCCGCTATCCGCCGCTATCATGCGGCCCTGGCGTTGCGCTATGTCCTGCCCACCTTCTTCGACCGCCGGGTGAAGAAGTCGGACGAAATCATGGCGCAGTTGCAGGCGCACTTTGGCGCCGCTGTGTGCGAGCCGGTGCGCTACAACGTGCGGTTGTCGGAAGCGCCCGGCTATGGGCAGTCGATTTTCGAATACGCGCCCCGGTCGCCCGGCGCCGAGGACTATCACAAGCTGACGCAAAGGATCCTGCAAGATGGCAGAGCGTAA
- a CDS encoding S8 family serine peptidase, translating to MPSTTPAIVCYGAIEVVNRIQAPRMPTPERASEVTADYYRPGGAAFDIALALAAWDVRSSLLGNQLGEDAYADLIGRELERHPLIQTTWLHRSDHVRTPFTRIFVMPDREHYTVRYWHNERRWTEMGAGMLAGASYLSTDAEAGQSGAEAARLAHALGLKVVTGDAIDAEHPLAALSHVIVTSITHLRRARPDFDPAQASDLAARLLAAGAGLVIVTNGSEPVQTFAQGGEQHAFPSFPLSPVDRTGAGNIFMAACLLGLHNGWDRERYVRFGAAAAALWIDQPSPLKRPPALAEIEGLLDAHASRPVLLAPELSGQQAVCPLCQRLVAPVLFEKHWGMSRPVVEHLRRNFPGWRRTDGACPRCIHEQQAEADRQRRADVPLLLPDHPIYGKPDLFVLPTPVRLRANPHYTGKGITICFLDSGFYPHPDLVQPENRIVAMVDATTDEIVEGVDFREPRLVSWHGLMTSVAAAGNGALSQGRYAGIASDARVVLVKISDPQGRVRERDITRGLRWLLAHYERYDIRIANLSVGGDRSGFGRNSIIDGLVKQLVGRGVVVVAAAGNAGQADLFPPASAPEAITVGGIDDRNVLDPAQHRMYRSNWGRTTAGEMKPEVVAPSIWLAAPILPGTKIAEQNLILDRLWRAGDGELAALLASTYQVLDFPPSLLSEAPSQQRQAVREKMVANKFVTPYYQHVDGTSFSAPIVSSVAAQMLEANQHLAPAWVKGLIVSTATRLPHEPEDRQGFGVITPGKAVAAALRERFGALEEAPLSPCFDEQGVHFIYYDRRARQAAVVGDFNDWNPAAAPMQNSKPWQWRLTLPLPAPGRYHYKFLVDGERWLDDPENSEKEADGFGGVNSVLVVG from the coding sequence ATGCCCTCAACCACCCCTGCCATCGTCTGCTACGGCGCCATCGAAGTCGTCAACCGCATCCAGGCCCCGCGCATGCCCACCCCTGAGCGGGCGAGCGAAGTCACAGCCGACTACTACCGGCCCGGCGGCGCTGCCTTCGACATCGCCCTGGCCCTGGCCGCCTGGGACGTGCGCTCATCGTTGCTCGGCAACCAGTTGGGGGAGGATGCCTACGCCGACCTGATCGGCCGCGAGTTGGAGCGCCACCCACTGATCCAGACCACATGGCTGCACCGCTCCGATCATGTGCGCACGCCTTTCACGCGCATCTTCGTCATGCCCGACCGCGAGCACTACACCGTCCGCTATTGGCACAACGAGAGGCGTTGGACCGAGATGGGGGCGGGGATGCTGGCCGGGGCGAGCTATCTCAGTACGGACGCTGAAGCCGGCCAGTCTGGGGCCGAGGCCGCCCGGCTGGCGCACGCATTGGGTTTGAAAGTCGTGACCGGCGACGCTATCGACGCCGAGCATCCCTTGGCTGCACTCAGCCACGTCATCGTCACCAGCATCACCCACCTGCGCCGCGCCCGGCCCGATTTCGACCCGGCCCAAGCGTCCGATCTGGCCGCCCGACTGCTGGCTGCGGGCGCGGGTCTGGTCATCGTCACCAACGGCAGCGAGCCGGTGCAAACCTTTGCCCAGGGTGGCGAGCAGCACGCCTTTCCTTCTTTTCCGTTGTCGCCGGTCGACCGCACCGGCGCCGGCAACATCTTCATGGCCGCCTGCCTGCTGGGGCTGCACAACGGCTGGGATCGGGAACGATACGTCCGCTTTGGCGCCGCCGCCGCTGCCCTCTGGATCGACCAGCCCTCGCCGCTCAAGCGCCCGCCCGCCCTGGCCGAGATCGAGGGCCTGTTGGATGCTCATGCCTCGCGCCCGGTCCTGCTTGCGCCCGAACTCAGCGGCCAGCAGGCCGTGTGCCCGCTTTGCCAACGGTTGGTGGCGCCGGTCTTGTTCGAGAAGCACTGGGGGATGAGCCGGCCGGTGGTCGAGCATCTGCGCCGCAATTTCCCCGGCTGGCGGCGCACCGACGGCGCCTGCCCGCGCTGCATCCACGAGCAGCAGGCCGAGGCCGACCGCCAACGCCGGGCTGATGTGCCGCTGTTGCTGCCCGATCACCCGATCTATGGCAAACCCGACCTTTTCGTGCTGCCCACACCCGTGCGTTTGCGCGCCAACCCGCACTACACCGGCAAGGGGATCACCATTTGCTTTCTCGATAGCGGCTTCTACCCGCACCCCGACCTCGTCCAGCCCGAAAACCGCATCGTGGCCATGGTGGACGCCACCACCGATGAGATCGTCGAGGGCGTGGACTTCCGCGAGCCGCGGCTGGTCTCGTGGCACGGGCTGATGACCAGTGTGGCTGCGGCCGGGAACGGCGCCCTCAGCCAGGGCCGCTATGCCGGCATCGCCAGCGATGCCCGCGTCGTCCTGGTCAAGATCAGCGACCCGCAAGGACGCGTGCGCGAGCGCGACATCACGCGCGGGCTACGTTGGCTGCTGGCCCACTACGAGCGTTACGATATCCGCATTGCCAATCTCAGCGTCGGCGGCGACCGCTCCGGTTTTGGCCGCAACAGCATCATCGACGGCCTGGTGAAGCAACTGGTGGGGCGTGGGGTGGTCGTCGTTGCTGCCGCCGGCAATGCCGGCCAGGCCGACCTCTTCCCGCCCGCCTCTGCGCCCGAAGCGATCACTGTCGGGGGGATCGATGACCGCAATGTGCTCGACCCGGCCCAACACCGGATGTATCGCAGCAATTGGGGGCGCACGACCGCGGGCGAGATGAAACCGGAGGTGGTGGCGCCCAGTATCTGGCTGGCTGCGCCCATCTTGCCCGGCACCAAGATCGCCGAACAGAACCTCATCCTCGACCGGCTCTGGCGCGCAGGCGATGGCGAGTTGGCGGCGCTCCTGGCCTCGACCTACCAGGTGCTCGATTTCCCGCCCAGCCTGCTGAGCGAAGCGCCATCCCAACAGCGGCAGGCCGTGCGCGAGAAGATGGTGGCCAACAAGTTCGTCACCCCGTACTACCAGCACGTGGATGGCACCAGCTTCTCGGCCCCCATTGTCAGCAGTGTGGCGGCGCAGATGCTGGAAGCCAACCAGCACCTAGCCCCGGCCTGGGTGAAGGGCCTGATCGTCTCCACGGCCACCCGGCTGCCGCACGAGCCGGAAGACCGGCAGGGTTTTGGCGTGATCACCCCCGGCAAGGCCGTGGCCGCCGCCCTGCGCGAACGCTTCGGCGCCCTCGAAGAAGCGCCGCTCTCGCCCTGTTTCGACGAACAAGGCGTCCATTTCATCTACTACGACCGCCGGGCGCGGCAGGCGGCGGTGGTGGGCGATTTCAACGACTGGAATCCAGCCGCGGCGCCGATGCAGAATAGCAAGCCCTGGCAGTGGCGCCTCACCCTGCCCCTACCTGCACCCGGCCGTTATCACTACAAGTTCCTGGTCGATGGCGAGCGTTGGCTGGACGACCCCGAAAACAGCGAGAAAGAGGCCGATGGCTTCGGCGGGGTGAATTCGGTGTTGGTGGTGGGGTGA